Genomic segment of Drosophila simulans strain w501 chromosome 2R, Prin_Dsim_3.1, whole genome shotgun sequence:
AATACTATTCTCGAAGATATCCCCATTCCCATACATTGTGTTTGTACAGTGGCTGCTTAACTTCATTTTGTGTGCCATGTTGAACAGGCGCAGTTATCCTTCGAACTTAAGACTAGGTTTCTGAGCGCATAGCAAAACTCGGGCGGGCAGACACTAAGACAATACTACGAATTACTTTTTGGCATGATCGAGCCATCAGTCTGGCCTCACTTCTCGGCACTCTGCATCGCCTTGCTCAGAGCAGCTCCCAGTTGGCTGAACGAGGGTCGCTCCTTCGGATTGGACACCCAACAGGACAACTGAAAGTGGACGGAGAAGAGGATTAGATCGTTAGTTTGTCAACGACTTTAGCATTCATTTCATATCTAAGGCAAgactaaaaaccaaaagatAATATTCAAAGCCCCCAATTACCATTATTCTTATCCATTGAATCATTGACTAATATCATTATcttcatttaattgaaatagttAAGTTATAAGTATGCTTACCAATATCTCTCGCAGGCTATCGGGCGTCGCCTCGGCCACTGACCACTCCAAGGAGCCCGCCTGGGAACGCTGCACCACCTGCTCGTTGGTCAGCTCCTCGTGCGGCAGCTTGGTGGCCTGATTGAAGAGCTCCCACACCACCACGCCGTAGGCAAAGATGTCGCTCTTGGTGGTGTACTCGTCCTCCTGGATGCACTCGGGCGCCAGCCAACGGATCGGGAGCAGCGTGTTGCGATGCTTGTGGTACTCGCGGCTATACTTGTCCTTGCAGAGAGCCGGATAGGATACCTTCACTATAAACTCACTGGAGATCACGCAGTTGCGAGTGGCCAGATCCCTGTAAAGTAAAGCATTGCCAATGGGATCTATGATATTTGCTGGCCTCCTCAAAAGACTTACCTATGGGTAAAGCGAGCTCTGTAGATGGCGTCCATTCCCCGGGCGATTTGATAGGCCACGGCCAAAACCTGACTGGTGGTGAGTGGCGGCGGCGAGGAGCTGCCAGCGGTGGCGGTGTTCACTTTTCCGGCGGTGGCCAGCAGGAACTGCTTGAGATCGCCCCAGTCCGTGTACTCCAGCACCATGTAGTGCGGATCCTTTTCGCGACACAGGCCAAACAGACGTACTACTCCCTTGTGCGAGATGGCGCGCAGCAGATCTAATTGTCGTCGAAACTCCTGGCAGGCCTGCTCATCCTTCACTTTATTCAGGGCCTTGACCAGGACAAGCTGCTCGAGACCCGACTGAttgtgctgctcctgctcctcctccttgatcTCCTCAATGTCGTCCATGGAGGTCTTGGAGCGACGCTTCTCATTTAGAGTACTCAGCGTGGTGCTTCCACTTCCGCTGCCTCCACTGCCATTTTCGCTGTTGCTGTGCTGCTTTTCCGTATCCGCATCTTTGTCCGAGGGCGAGGTGACCAAGGTAGCCTTAAGTTTGCCCACAAACACATCCCCGAACTCGCCGCGTCCAATTTGAATGAGTTCACTGAGTCCGGATCTTGGCAGAGCCAGTTGCTCGTAGATGTGGGCCGATTTCTTTGAGGCTCTCGACTGCTGGCTGCAGGCTGTGTCATCGGATTTCTGGGCATCTCCACTGGACTTGGATCGGGATTTGCTGTGGCCATTGTGCTGCTTGGACAGGCAGGGTTCCTGCTCGGAGCCCTTGCCATTGCCAGCAGCATCCGGCTGATCCCCGCCAGCTTCTTTAGTGCTCAGATCGTTTAAGCGGGCTTTTCTGGCTTGACGGCGATAGCGACACCACAGCATCAGACCCACCACTAGCACAATGTAGGCCAGGGCCACCGTCATGGTGATCAGTACAGCTCGGGTGACCAGGAAGCCATCGCCTCCGGATTCCTCTGGAGCGAAACCATCCCCAGTCGTCTTAACCACCAACTGGACATCCTCTCGCTTCAGACCTGCACTATTTCCAATTGTGCAGCCGTAGCTACCCTCGTCCTCCACCTGGACATTCCGTATCTCCAGAGTGCCGTTCTCCAGGAACCTAAACCTTTCGCGGTCCGTGTTGTTCTCGCTCAGATACTTTAGATCCTTGTCCCACTGAATCGTAGGCTTGGGGTCCCCAATTGCCTGGCAATGCATCACCACGGTGCCCTGCTCCGAAGTCTCGATGGGTCCCACTGGTGGCACACTAAATTTGGGAGTGACCACCACATTTATGGCCACAGTGGCATTTATCTGACCTTGGGTGTTGGTGGCCAAGCAAGTGTAGTTGCCGCGATGTTCCGAGTTCACGTTTCTGAAAATCAGTGTTCCATTGgcatccacttccacttggTCGGGTAAAGTGGTATTTTCCCCATCCTGCAGAgaaataattttgtattttgttagTTAGGATACTAACTTTTGATGTATGCCATTTTACATTATATTTTCTGAACCACTTTCTGGTTATTACTTTTGCCATATTGCCGCGGCATTCCCAAATTTCTGAATTTGAATATCAAAGacacatgcaaatttattatgcaattCCAATCTGTTAATATCAAAGttgaatgaaacatttttgggcCGCTATCAGTGGAGAAATAGAAACAGACAGCTGACCATTACCAACCAATTTGCCAACGTGTGCCATGCGTTTTCATCAAAAATGCAGAAAAGCAGACAAAAAGGACGCAATACACTTTGAACAGGTTTGAGCCAGGTTTGTTTTTCggccaaatgaaaaactttctTTGAAAGGGTTCGATCCTCTTTTTTCGCCCCGTTCCCAAATAGACAAACAGTTGTCGAAATTGGTTGGCCATGGCAAACAGCTGGCAACACAAAACGCTCAATGGCCACCAAATGGAGTGGGTTCGTTTTTCGGCCATTCGGGAGATAGAAGAAGGGTGCTTAGGCCAGATAGACACGATAGAGTTTTGCATATGAAACGGTTTGTTTGGAGCAAAAGTTTGCCCAGCGGCGCAGTGCGCGTTTTTCAATTTGTCAGTGACATGTGGTCATCATTGAcgtggagtgggcggaaaagtgCCAGAAATGTCTAACATTCCCATTTGGAAACGCTCGAAATGAAGACCGAAGTGCCTGGTCAATTACTGAATAGGCGGATGTCAACTGGATAGGAGGTACTAAAATTTTGCAAGAACAATCTATTACTTATAAAAAGTAAGTgcaacaaatatataaataagagCTAGTACTTGTTTGAAACCAAATAGGTGTATTTATATCTATTTGAATCTAATTGGATTGGATTACTTACCCTAATCCATTGAACCTGCGGCGTTGGTGTGCCCTGCGCCTTGCAATGAACCTTGGCCACCACTGCATCCAGCTCCAAGTTCTTGGATGTGGGCTGAGGAACGAACTTCAGCTGTTCGATGACCTCCAGGATGCCAGGAGATGAGCTAATCGGAGCATGAGcttccagctgcagctgacaCTGATACTGACCCGCATCGCTGGCAATAATGCTGGCAAAGCTTAGGGTGCCATTCTGCTTGTGCAGCACTAGTCGGGCGTCCTCCCGCAGCAGAGCATCCTTGCCAGAATCGAAGGAGTGACCCAGAATGGGCGCCGAGCCACCGAGTTCCACTTGCCGCAAAAGTTTGCCATCTTTGCGCCAACGGAGTTGAATGCGCTGGTTCTTCAGCTCGTCGGGCAGTTCA
This window contains:
- the LOC6734074 gene encoding tyrosine-protein kinase-like otk, encoding MTARMISIYGLVMALMMASVLASSSRFQRVPQSQSVVENESVKFECESTDSYSELHYDWLHNGHRIAYDKRVHQIGSNLHIEAVRRTEDVGNYVCIATNLASGAREASPPAKLSVIYLESASVQLLGSNRNELLLKCHVEGASGDLEPLEIEWYRNSEKLSTWKNVQLDQHRLIIRQPGSEDDGLYRCTASNAAGRVMSKQGYVYQSSVKCLPRLPRRKNQKMMESWDKQTFLCRGKRGGAAGLESLPAAPEDLRIVQGPIAQSIIKEGEPTALTCLYELPDELKNQRIQLRWRKDGKLLRQVELGGSAPILGHSFDSGKDALLREDARLVLHKQNGTLSFASIIASDAGQYQCQLQLEAHAPISSSPGILEVIEQLKFVPQPTSKNLELDAVVAKVHCKAQGTPTPQVQWIRDGENTTLPDQVEVDANGTLIFRNVNSEHRGNYTCLATNTQGQINATVAINVVVTPKFSVPPVGPIETSEQGTVVMHCQAIGDPKPTIQWDKDLKYLSENNTDRERFRFLENGTLEIRNVQVEDEGSYGCTIGNSAGLKREDVQLVVKTTGDGFAPEESGGDGFLVTRAVLITMTVALAYIVLVVGLMLWCRYRRQARKARLNDLSTKEAGGDQPDAAGNGKGSEQEPCLSKQHNGHSKSRSKSSGDAQKSDDTACSQQSRASKKSAHIYEQLALPRSGLSELIQIGRGEFGDVFVGKLKATLVTSPSDKDADTEKQHSNSENGSGGSGSGSTTLSTLNEKRRSKTSMDDIEEIKEEEQEQHNQSGLEQLVLVKALNKVKDEQACQEFRRQLDLLRAISHKGVVRLFGLCREKDPHYMVLEYTDWGDLKQFLLATAGKVNTATAGSSSPPPLTTSQVLAVAYQIARGMDAIYRARFTHRDLATRNCVISSEFIVKVSYPALCKDKYSREYHKHRNTLLPIRWLAPECIQEDEYTTKSDIFAYGVVVWELFNQATKLPHEELTNEQVVQRSQAGSLEWSVAEATPDSLREILLSCWVSNPKERPSFSQLGAALSKAMQSAEK